In Topomyia yanbarensis strain Yona2022 chromosome 2, ASM3024719v1, whole genome shotgun sequence, one DNA window encodes the following:
- the LOC131684025 gene encoding centrosomal protein of 152 kDa translates to MNGNPGTTLFNDGGSIQVNNASALQRAEEEEALEDQQRRNAELAKEMENAFDDLIDDDDQNDTLNSLNYLSNYSEQLAESPPPPPLPMVGVDAPKQKFLEEVGVKNGPHAGGGDGRYNPEVSHWKKMFEFKCREFEHVTRLLHDKSKEFEQEKGELRKRLMLAEGERDRANMTRTQTHDLLVASKTKVSEQEDAINKLKTKIKTLEEKNLELEAELENKKTVLQDTLHKYRMVEQNVGLKADRHTDQLLKQAEEKHNAKVTMMQQQIDNLRSDLDDRVQEVRRLEVRYKELQSLRDTLLVEKSETIQRLQDKLEESQRQCENLMGKTMNLTGFTHDNLRLKTKVNALEQQTQDMQRTINTLTQRLESSNAELELMDSLVCAKDETGELAGESGCTFGATRKNLIGSTPINPNMKNTEERVTKLKHELLICMNGQKEKREAIKRLEADLAARDQEINQLKKDESSALVQMNQYKEEAFRVNSKLKILENELEKFYKKEQHSSKQVRRSSYDKQDALEDKIFTLQQEKIELEEKVSSLENENRQLEERGKKSEADSKTLDEVKLDLEKQKFLLKDAQSECERVKNLYIEMSSCKDAVCRELDALKHKDTEKELSILHEKVASLERALQLAELKSSELSKMLEKEKLEHEKLLKDLRERRESSREVKEHSQSINSCARCVENLTEMSKVEIQNLQLQNTCASHLRQINELKNALHKSRATINDLNQKLDLKAERDYLIDELKQKAAQFEEFMRNQHGNNSNSSGHSSTKDCATSPLPQHQSRDQSVGTSPELLERTEMQDRKIAREQENRIREEMARAFAAEIKIIEEKFKVQFSKFEGNITELKNELHDRVNELLIRSKEVEVLKFAIKAEREKVTEMLAKKDNDARALFDKQAEVMKKYKSELNNAQQKIHFLEGELQEKRELIQAERESMTMLTKQITEERKMFHEREIEVIEKFKEIEEEYNKSLAMVTEKYNSVKKTALNYKKYAEDKEQHMMKEYDRIKEGYNTALLKVQNRMKEVLESKDRSMKEQISKLESDYRSKLSALKENA, encoded by the exons ATGAACGGTAATCCGGGAACAACACTGTTCAATGACGGCGGAAGCATTCAAGTGAACAATGCTAGTGCATTGCAGCGCGCCGAGGAAGAGGAAGCGCTGGAAGATCAGCAACGCCGTAATGCCGAACTGGCCAAGGAAATGGAGAACGCCTTTGACGATCTAATCGACGATGATGACCAGAATGATACATTGAATTCGCTTAATTACTTGTCGAACTATTCGGAACAGCTGGCTGAGTCGCCGCCTCCGCCACCACTGCCCATGGTTGGTGTCGATGCACCGAAGCAAAA GTTTCTGGAGGAGGTTGGTGTAAAAAACGGTCCGCATGCGGGAGGCGGTGACGGTCGGTACAATCCAGAAGTTTCACACTGGAAAAAGATGTTTGAGTTCAAATGTCGCGAGTTTGAACATGTTACTCGGTTGCTGCATGACAAGAGCAAAGAATTCGAACAGGAAAAGGGTGAACTGCGGAAGCGTTTGATGTTGGCCGAAGGCGAACGAGATCGTGCGAATATGACTCGTACCCAGACGCATGATTTATTGGTGGCTAGTAAAACGAAAGTCTCCGAACAGGAGGATGCCATCAACAAGCTTAAAACGAAAATTAAAACGCTTGAAGAAAAGAATCTCGAACTTGAGGCCGAGTTGGAAAACAAGAAAACGGTACTTCAGGACACTCTGCACAAATATCGCATGGTTGAGCAAAATGTTGGGCTTAAAGCTGACCGGCACACGGATCAGCTTTTGAAGCAAGCGGAAGAGAAACACAACGCTAAAGTGACAATGATGCAGCAACAAATTGACAACCTACGATCGGATCTAGATGATCGTGTTCAGGAAGTGCGCCGACTGGAAGTTCGGTATAAAGAGTTGCAATCACTGCGGGATACGTTGCTGGTTGAAAAATCTGAAACGATACAACGACTGCAGGACAAACTGGAGGAATCGCAGAGGCAGTGTGAAAATCTTATGGGAAAAACGATGAATTTGACCGGTTTCACCCATGATAATTTGAGACTTAAAACGAAAGTGAACGCGCTGGAACAACAGACGCAGGATATGCAGCGAACCATCAACACACTTACCCAAAG ACTCGAATCGAGCAACGCCGAGCTGGAGCTGATGGACAGTTTAGTTTGCGCGAAAGATGAAACCGGTGAGCTAGCCGGCGAATCCGGTTGCACCTTTGGTGCTACCCGGAAGAACCTGATCGGTAGTACACCCATCAATCCGAACATGAAAAACACCGAAGAACGGGTCACCAAACTGAAGCACGAGCTGTTGATTTGCATGAACGGTCAAAAGGAGAAGCGCGAAGCGATCAAGCGCCTGGAGGCAGATCTGGCGGCACGGGATCAAGAGATTAACCAACTCAAGAAAGATGAGAGCTCAGCTCTGGTTCAAATGAATCAATACAAGGAGGAAGCTTTCCGCGTTAATTCAAAGctgaaaattttggaaaatgaGCTGGAAAAGTTTTACAAAAAGGAACAGCACTCCTCCAAGCAGGTTCGGAGATCCAGCTACGACAAACAGGATGCTTTGGAGGATAAAATATTTACCTTACAGCAGGAAAAGATTGAACTGGAGGAAAAGGTGTCGAGCTTAGAGAACGAAAACCGCCAGCTGGAAGAGAGAGGTAAAAAGTCGGAAGCAGACTCCAAGACTCTTGACGAAGTCAAACTCGACTTGGAAAAACAAAAGTTTCTTCTGAAGGACGCTCAAAGTGAATGTGAGCGAGTGAAAAATCTCTACATTGAAATGTCCAGTTGTAAGGATGCTGTCTGCAGGGAACTGGATGCCCTTAAGCACAAGGATACGGAAAAGGAGCTTTCGATTCTACACGAAAAGGTAGCGTCTCTGGAACGTGCACTGCAATTGGCAGAGTTAAAGTCTTCCGAACTGAGTAAAATGCTAGAGAAAGAGAAGCTTGAACATGAGAAGTTGTTGAAGGATCTTCGCGAACGGCGGGAGAGCAGTCGTGAGGTGAAGGAGCATAGTCAAAGCATAAATAGTTGCGCAAGGTGTGTCGAGAATTTAACGGAAATGTCAAAG GTTGAGATTCAAAATCTGCAACTTCAGAACACATGCGCCTCACACCTTCGGCAGATCAACGAATTGAAGAACGCCTTGCATAAGTCTCGCGCCACCATCAACGATCTAAACCAAAAGCTTGATCTGAAGGCTGAACGAGATTATCTGATTGATGAGCTGAAGCAAAAGGCTGCCCAGTTCGAGGAATTCATGCGAAATCAACACGGCAATAATAGCAACAGCAGTGGCCATAGTTCAACAAAGGACTGCGCCACATCACCACTTCCGCAGCATCAGTCACGTGACCAAAGTGTCGGTACATCTCCGGAACTGCTGGAAAGAACCGAGATGCAAGATCGGAAGATAGCTCGTGAACAGGAAAACCGTATACGGGAAGAAATGGCACGGGCCTTCGCTGCCGAGATTAAAATCATCGAGGAAAAGTTCAAGGTGcaattttcgaaatttgaagGGAACATCACGGAGCTGAAGAACGAACTGCATGACCGAGTGAACGAACTGCTGATACGCAGCAAGGAAGTCGAGGTGTTGAAGTTTGCCATCAAAGCCGAGCGGGAAAAGGTCACGGAAATGCTGGCCAAGAAGGACAACGATGCGCGGGCGCTGTTCGACAAGCAGGCAGAGGTGATGAAAAAGTACAAATCTGAACTGAACAACGCCCAGCAGAAGATACACTTCCTCGAGGGTGAACTGCAAGAAAAACGAGAATTGATCCAAGCTGAACGCGAGTCGATGACGATGCTGACGAAACAGATCACCGAAGAGCGCAAGATGTTTCACGAGCGCGAAATTGAGGTGATTGAAAAATTCAAAGAAATTGAAGAGGAGTACAACAAAAGCCTGGCGATGGTGACCGAAAAGTATAACTCGGTGAAGAAGACGGCCCTCAACTATAAG AAATACGCAGAGGACAAGGAACAGCACATGATGAAGGAGTACGATCGCATCAAGGAGGGCTACAATACCGCCCTTCTGAAAGTACAAAACCGCATGAAGGAAGTACTGGAAAGCAAAGATCGCAGTATGAAAGAGCAAATCTCCAAACTGGAGTCCGATTATCGATCCAAGTTGAGTGCGCTCAAAGAAAATGCCTAA